One part of the Ralstonia pickettii genome encodes these proteins:
- a CDS encoding MFS transporter: MQATAAPTQGDRAPAPAISAATRRKAIIAATIGNGLEWFDFTVYSFFAVIIAKLFFPTGNDFTSFMLTVATFGVGFFMRPVGAVVLGIYADRVGRKAALTLTIMLMAIGTAIIGLAPTYAQIGIGAPILIVIARLIQGFSAGGEVGGATAFLIEYSPDERRGYFASWQQASQGISFILGAAMGAIVTNGLSPEQIDAWGWRIPFLFGLLIGPVGMYIRSHLHEPPAFEAQKAKAAKESRLAPLSQVLRDHPREVLGGLGVTILWTVCTYTLVFYMPTYAKQQLGLPLGATFQSTALCGAIIFVLCPLMGTLSDRIGRKRMLGTVALVIAAAAYPLFHWLNVHPTVQTLLQVQVILGVLLAAFTGPAPAVLAEQFPTAVRSTGLSISYNLAVTIFGGFAPLIVTWLIASSGSKLAPSYYVMAAAIISVLALSLMHDRTGKPIEK, translated from the coding sequence ATGCAAGCCACGGCAGCGCCCACCCAGGGCGATCGGGCACCGGCACCGGCCATCTCTGCGGCCACCCGACGCAAGGCCATCATCGCCGCCACGATCGGCAACGGCCTCGAATGGTTCGACTTTACGGTCTACAGCTTCTTCGCCGTCATCATCGCCAAGCTGTTCTTCCCCACCGGCAACGACTTCACCTCGTTCATGCTGACGGTCGCCACGTTTGGCGTGGGATTCTTCATGCGCCCGGTGGGCGCTGTCGTGCTAGGCATCTACGCCGACCGCGTCGGCCGCAAGGCTGCACTCACGCTCACCATCATGTTGATGGCGATCGGCACGGCCATCATCGGCCTTGCGCCGACGTACGCGCAAATCGGTATCGGCGCGCCCATCCTGATCGTGATCGCGCGGCTCATCCAGGGCTTCTCTGCTGGCGGTGAGGTCGGTGGCGCCACGGCGTTCCTGATCGAGTATTCACCGGACGAACGGCGCGGCTACTTCGCAAGCTGGCAGCAGGCGAGCCAGGGCATCTCGTTCATCCTGGGCGCCGCCATGGGTGCGATCGTCACGAACGGTCTGTCGCCGGAGCAAATCGATGCATGGGGCTGGCGCATTCCATTCCTGTTCGGCCTGCTGATCGGCCCGGTCGGCATGTACATCCGCTCGCACCTGCACGAGCCGCCGGCTTTCGAAGCACAGAAGGCAAAGGCGGCAAAGGAATCGCGTCTGGCACCGCTGTCGCAAGTGCTGCGCGATCATCCGCGTGAGGTGCTGGGTGGCCTGGGCGTGACGATTCTCTGGACCGTCTGCACCTACACGCTGGTGTTCTACATGCCGACGTATGCGAAGCAACAGCTAGGTCTGCCGCTAGGCGCGACATTCCAGTCGACAGCGCTGTGCGGGGCGATCATCTTCGTGCTGTGCCCGCTCATGGGCACCCTGTCCGACCGCATCGGGCGCAAGCGCATGCTGGGCACGGTGGCGCTGGTCATCGCAGCCGCGGCGTATCCGCTCTTCCACTGGCTCAACGTCCACCCGACGGTGCAGACACTGCTACAGGTGCAGGTGATCCTGGGTGTGTTGCTGGCGGCGTTCACGGGCCCGGCGCCGGCCGTGCTGGCCGAGCAGTTTCCGACGGCGGTGCGCTCCACCGGCCTGTCGATTTCATACAACCTGGCGGTCACCATCTTCGGTGGTTTCGCCCCGTTGATCGTGACGTGGCTGATTGCCAGTTCGGGCAGTAAGCTCGCACCGTCGTACTACGTGATGGCCGCGGCGATCATCAGCGTGCTTGCGCTGTCGCTGATGCACGACCGCACGGGCAAGCCGATCGAAAAGTAA
- the hutG gene encoding formimidoylglutamase, translating to MRTMFDASVWQGRDDTGERGDVTRLFQIVQSADATTLSGVPALLGFACDAGVVRNHGRAGAAQGPREIRRALANVPAHGLSALADAGDVTCDDGDLERAQTALAECVCELLDAGARPVLLGGGHEVAFGTYQGLRQHWQKQGGGGRLAVVNFDAHFDLRTSRPGNSGTPFDQIAEDCAAHGIDLTYCCLGVSRLSNTPALFDRADALHAHYVEDTDMQERHLDARMADLDAWLADADHVYLTIDMDVLAAAVAPGVSAPAAYGITLPVLEALVQHVCATGKVRVVDIAETNPEYDQDRRTVRVAARLVYHLLRRS from the coding sequence ATGAGGACGATGTTCGATGCCTCCGTCTGGCAGGGGCGTGACGACACCGGCGAGCGCGGTGACGTGACGCGCCTGTTCCAGATCGTGCAGTCGGCCGATGCGACGACGTTGTCCGGCGTGCCTGCGCTGCTGGGGTTTGCGTGCGATGCGGGCGTCGTTCGAAACCACGGCCGGGCCGGTGCGGCACAGGGCCCGCGTGAAATCCGCCGTGCGTTGGCCAACGTACCTGCACATGGTCTTTCCGCGCTCGCCGATGCGGGCGATGTCACATGTGACGACGGCGATCTGGAACGCGCGCAAACCGCACTTGCGGAATGCGTGTGCGAACTGCTCGATGCCGGCGCGCGGCCAGTGTTGCTCGGGGGCGGCCACGAAGTGGCTTTCGGCACGTACCAAGGACTGCGTCAGCATTGGCAGAAACAAGGTGGGGGCGGGCGCCTGGCGGTCGTCAATTTCGATGCGCATTTCGACCTGCGCACGAGTCGCCCCGGGAACTCCGGCACACCGTTCGACCAGATCGCCGAAGACTGTGCTGCGCACGGTATCGACCTGACGTATTGCTGCCTCGGTGTGAGCCGCCTGTCGAACACGCCCGCGCTGTTCGACCGCGCCGACGCGCTGCACGCGCACTACGTGGAAGATACCGATATGCAGGAGCGTCACCTCGATGCGCGCATGGCCGATCTCGATGCATGGCTGGCTGATGCCGATCACGTCTACCTGACCATCGACATGGATGTGCTGGCCGCCGCCGTGGCGCCCGGCGTGTCCGCGCCCGCAGCGTACGGCATCACGCTTCCGGTGCTCGAGGCCCTCGTGCAGCACGTTTGTGCGACCGGCAAGGTGCGCGTGGTAGACATCGCCGAGACCAATCCCGAATACGACCAGGATCGCCGCACCGTGCGCGTTGCGGCGCGCCTGGTGTATCACTTGTTGCGCCGCTCATGA
- a CDS encoding IclR family transcriptional regulator, whose amino-acid sequence MTEPGLAPSPAQSAAATGGSDRVLMVLATIARHGRPVAARELVELTGLPQSTLYRQVAMLKRWGFVLESAGTYAPGPISLQLALGFDHASHLVQEARIGMAKLVAESGESVGLVVAVKDQAVCLEMVESQQSLRCSFEKGRGVPLLAGASAKSLLAFMPPAAARAILADLLAIDADTQAQLQAELSDIRAAGYALSEGEVDPGVWGVSVPVFRLPGHALGSITLMAPATRVRGKEQRLIDMTVAAAASISARLQDL is encoded by the coding sequence ATGACCGAGCCGGGCCTGGCACCTTCTCCAGCACAATCCGCCGCCGCGACGGGCGGTTCGGACCGTGTGCTGATGGTGCTCGCCACCATCGCGCGCCACGGCCGCCCGGTTGCGGCGCGCGAGCTGGTCGAACTGACCGGCCTGCCGCAAAGCACGCTGTACCGCCAGGTGGCGATGCTCAAGCGCTGGGGCTTCGTGCTGGAATCGGCCGGCACCTATGCCCCGGGTCCGATCAGCCTGCAGCTCGCACTCGGTTTCGACCACGCTTCGCATCTGGTGCAGGAAGCGCGCATTGGCATGGCCAAGCTGGTGGCAGAGTCGGGCGAATCGGTGGGGCTGGTCGTGGCCGTAAAGGACCAAGCCGTCTGCCTGGAGATGGTCGAGAGCCAGCAGTCGCTGCGCTGCTCGTTCGAGAAAGGGCGCGGTGTGCCGCTGCTGGCCGGCGCCTCTGCCAAGTCATTGCTCGCGTTCATGCCGCCCGCTGCGGCGCGCGCCATCCTTGCCGATCTGCTGGCCATCGATGCCGACACCCAGGCGCAACTGCAAGCTGAACTCTCCGACATTCGCGCCGCGGGCTATGCGCTGTCCGAAGGGGAGGTCGACCCGGGCGTCTGGGGCGTGAGCGTGCCGGTGTTCCGGCTGCCCGGCCACGCGCTCGGCTCCATTACGTTGATGGCGCCTGCAACGCGCGTGCGCGGCAAGGAGCAGCGCCTGATCGACATGACCGTTGCAGCGGCCGCGTCCATATCTGCGCGATTGCAGGACCTCTGA
- a CDS encoding amino acid ABC transporter permease: MELDFSPVWAGWTDILRGALVTVEVTAAALVLGCMLGLLIGIGRLNPRRRFIYGICTVYVTFIRGTPLLVQLFLLFFGLPQFDILLPAFVCGVLGLGVYSGAYVSEIVRGAIQSVDRGQMEAARSIGMSSAQSMRAIILPQAVVRMIPPLGNEFIALIKNSALVSLLTIHDLMHEGQKIISVSYRSLEVYLAIALVYLVLTSAASYLLHRLERNIRAGGMVQ, translated from the coding sequence ATGGAACTGGATTTCTCTCCTGTCTGGGCCGGTTGGACGGACATCCTGCGCGGTGCGCTCGTCACGGTCGAGGTGACGGCCGCCGCGCTGGTGCTCGGCTGCATGCTCGGCTTGCTGATCGGCATCGGGCGGTTGAACCCGCGCCGCCGATTCATCTACGGCATCTGTACGGTGTACGTGACGTTCATCCGTGGCACGCCGCTGCTGGTGCAACTTTTCCTGCTGTTCTTCGGGCTGCCGCAGTTCGACATCCTGCTGCCGGCGTTTGTGTGCGGCGTGCTGGGGCTGGGCGTGTATTCGGGCGCGTATGTGTCGGAAATCGTGCGCGGTGCGATCCAGTCGGTGGATCGCGGGCAGATGGAGGCGGCACGGTCGATCGGCATGTCGTCGGCGCAGTCGATGCGCGCGATCATCCTGCCGCAGGCCGTGGTGCGGATGATCCCGCCGCTTGGTAACGAGTTCATCGCGCTGATCAAGAACTCGGCGCTGGTGTCGCTGCTCACGATTCACGACCTGATGCACGAAGGGCAGAAGATCATCAGCGTGTCGTATCGCTCGCTGGAGGTGTATCTGGCGATTGCGCTGGTGTACCTGGTGCTGACCAGCGCCGCCAGCTATCTGCTGCACCGGCTTGAGCGCAACATCCGTGCGGGAGGCATGGTGCAATGA
- a CDS encoding GntP family permease: protein MSVIIVLAALAFLMFAAYRGYSVILFAPLAALGAVLLTDPSAVAPVFSGIFMEKMVGFVKLYFPVFLLGAVFGKVIELSGFSRSIVASVIRVVGAKRAMLSIVLVCALLTYGGVSLFVVVFAVYPFAAEMFRQGNIPKRLIPGTIALGAFSFTMDSLPGTPQIQNIIPTTFFHTTSWAAPWLGTIGALFIIVVGMSYLEWRRRVALRYGQGYDHGLTKLVNEPETAETGTLAHPLVALSPLVLVGVMNLLFTRWIPTWYGKVVTVALPGLPKPLTVEADKLTAIWAVEAALLIGIIVVLVFGFRAVKGRFADGSKAAVSGALLAAMNTASEYGFGGVIAALPGFLVLADGLRAIPNPLVNEAVTVSTLAGITGSASGGMSIALAAMADQFVQAAQATGIPMEVLHRVAAMASGGMDTLPHNGAVITLLAVTGLTHREAYRDVFCVTIIKTLAVFFVIAVFYATGIV from the coding sequence ATGTCCGTCATCATCGTGCTGGCTGCGCTGGCGTTCCTGATGTTCGCCGCGTATCGCGGCTACAGCGTCATCCTATTTGCACCACTGGCCGCACTCGGCGCGGTGCTGCTGACTGATCCATCGGCTGTGGCGCCGGTGTTCTCCGGCATCTTCATGGAGAAGATGGTCGGCTTCGTCAAACTGTATTTCCCGGTGTTCCTGCTCGGTGCTGTCTTCGGCAAGGTGATCGAGCTGTCGGGGTTTTCGCGCTCCATCGTTGCATCGGTCATCCGCGTGGTGGGGGCCAAGCGGGCGATGCTCTCCATCGTGCTGGTGTGTGCGCTGCTGACGTACGGCGGCGTGTCGCTGTTCGTGGTGGTGTTCGCCGTGTACCCGTTTGCAGCGGAAATGTTCCGCCAGGGCAACATCCCCAAGCGCCTCATCCCGGGCACGATCGCGCTGGGCGCGTTCTCGTTCACGATGGATTCGCTGCCGGGCACGCCCCAGATTCAAAACATCATCCCGACCACGTTCTTCCACACCACCTCTTGGGCCGCGCCGTGGCTGGGTACCATCGGTGCGCTGTTCATCATCGTGGTGGGCATGTCGTATCTGGAATGGCGCCGCCGCGTGGCACTGCGCTATGGCCAGGGCTATGACCACGGCCTGACCAAGCTGGTGAACGAGCCCGAAACGGCCGAGACCGGCACGCTGGCGCACCCGCTCGTCGCGCTGTCGCCGCTGGTGCTGGTGGGTGTGATGAACCTGCTGTTCACGCGCTGGATTCCGACGTGGTACGGCAAGGTCGTGACCGTTGCGTTGCCCGGACTGCCCAAGCCGCTGACCGTTGAAGCGGACAAGCTGACCGCGATCTGGGCCGTGGAAGCGGCGCTGTTGATCGGCATCATCGTGGTGCTCGTATTTGGCTTCCGCGCGGTGAAGGGCCGCTTTGCGGACGGCAGCAAGGCGGCCGTGTCGGGCGCCTTGCTGGCCGCGATGAACACCGCTTCGGAATACGGTTTCGGTGGCGTGATCGCCGCGCTTCCGGGTTTCCTGGTGCTGGCCGATGGCCTGCGCGCGATTCCGAATCCGCTCGTCAATGAAGCGGTGACGGTGAGCACCCTTGCCGGCATCACCGGTTCCGCATCGGGCGGCATGAGCATTGCACTGGCGGCCATGGCCGACCAGTTTGTGCAGGCAGCGCAGGCGACGGGCATTCCGATGGAGGTGCTGCACCGTGTGGCCGCGATGGCCTCGGGCGGCATGGACACGCTGCCGCACAATGGCGCCGTGATCACGCTGCTGGCTGTCACGGGCCTGACGCACCGCGAGGCGTATCGCGATGTGTTCTGCGTGACGATCATCAAGACGCTGGCGGTGTTCTTCGTGATTGCCGTGTTTTACGCCACCGGCATCGTCTGA
- a CDS encoding amino acid ABC transporter ATP-binding protein gives MNITNANPQTLKSALDVPMIEIRGLTKSYGDHTVLKGIDFDVDASQVVVVIGPSGSGKSTFLRCCNGLETAEGGTIDICGKRLIDNGTLLPDGELNQLRQQVGMVFQSFNLFPHLSVLHNVTVGPRMLSGKSKHEAETEARELLQKVGLAHKADAMPASLSGGQKQRVAIARALAMRPKVMLFDEPTSALDPELVGEVLQVMKVLAKEGMTMLVVTHEMGFAREVADVVVVMDGGGIVEAGPPSVIFGEPKEARTRSFLQAVLTRA, from the coding sequence ATGAACATAACGAATGCGAATCCGCAAACGCTCAAATCCGCGTTGGATGTGCCCATGATCGAGATCCGCGGGCTCACCAAATCGTATGGCGATCACACCGTGCTCAAGGGCATCGACTTTGATGTCGACGCCTCGCAGGTGGTGGTCGTCATCGGCCCCAGCGGCTCGGGCAAGAGCACGTTCCTGCGCTGCTGCAACGGGCTGGAAACAGCCGAAGGCGGCACCATCGACATCTGCGGCAAGCGCCTGATCGACAACGGCACGCTATTGCCCGATGGCGAGCTGAACCAGTTGCGCCAGCAGGTCGGCATGGTGTTCCAGTCGTTCAACCTGTTTCCGCATCTTTCGGTGCTGCACAACGTCACCGTTGGCCCGCGCATGCTGAGCGGCAAGTCGAAGCACGAAGCAGAGACGGAAGCGCGCGAGCTGCTGCAGAAAGTGGGCTTGGCACACAAGGCCGACGCAATGCCCGCGAGTCTGTCGGGCGGACAGAAGCAGCGCGTGGCCATTGCGCGTGCGCTGGCGATGCGGCCCAAGGTGATGCTGTTCGACGAACCGACCTCCGCGCTTGACCCAGAACTGGTTGGCGAAGTGCTTCAGGTGATGAAGGTGCTCGCCAAGGAAGGCATGACGATGCTCGTGGTCACGCACGAGATGGGCTTTGCACGCGAAGTGGCCGACGTGGTGGTGGTGATGGACGGCGGCGGCATCGTCGAAGCCGGGCCGCCGTCGGTCATCTTTGGCGAGCCCAAGGAAGCGCGCACGCGTTCGTTCCTGCAAGCGGTGCTGACACGCGCATGA
- a CDS encoding glutamine ABC transporter substrate-binding protein: MGNRRHFMHSMLACAVALSAAASFATAAHAAGEPLRVATDATFAPMEFVENGKRTGFDVDLIEALARTMGRPVEWTDIDFKGLVPGLISRRFDVAISGIYITEERKKVVDFTVPYYHGGLVAMVKQGNTAIKTPADLNGKKVSVQVGTKSVNYLKENYPKVERVEVEKNEQMFNLVEIGRADAAVTGRPAAAYYVKARPGLRLVEPALTAEEYGIAVRRDQPELTKALNAALDKIKADGTYDQIVKKWFGAAAK; encoded by the coding sequence ATGGGGAATCGTCGTCATTTCATGCATTCGATGCTGGCTTGTGCCGTGGCGTTGTCCGCTGCGGCGTCTTTCGCAACCGCTGCGCACGCTGCTGGAGAGCCGCTGCGCGTCGCCACCGATGCCACGTTCGCGCCGATGGAGTTTGTCGAAAACGGCAAGCGTACCGGCTTTGATGTGGACCTGATCGAGGCACTGGCCCGCACCATGGGCCGCCCGGTCGAATGGACGGACATCGATTTCAAGGGCCTCGTGCCGGGCCTGATCTCTCGCCGCTTTGACGTGGCCATCTCGGGCATCTACATCACGGAAGAGCGCAAGAAGGTGGTGGACTTTACGGTGCCGTACTACCACGGCGGCCTGGTCGCGATGGTCAAGCAAGGCAATACGGCCATCAAGACCCCGGCAGATCTGAACGGCAAGAAGGTCAGCGTGCAGGTCGGTACCAAGTCGGTCAACTACTTGAAGGAAAACTATCCGAAGGTCGAGCGCGTGGAAGTCGAAAAGAACGAGCAGATGTTCAACCTCGTCGAAATCGGCCGCGCCGATGCCGCCGTCACAGGCCGCCCCGCCGCCGCGTATTACGTCAAGGCGCGTCCGGGCCTGCGCCTGGTTGAGCCCGCGCTGACTGCCGAGGAATACGGCATCGCCGTGCGTCGCGATCAGCCCGAGCTGACCAAGGCGTTGAACGCGGCATTGGACAAGATCAAGGCCGACGGCACGTACGACCAGATCGTCAAGAAGTGGTTTGGCGCCGCTGCCAAGTAA
- a CDS encoding HutD/Ves family protein — translation MKLIPADAMRRMPWKNGGGVTTEIAIAPAGATLDHFDWRVSTAQVDAAGPFSRFAGIDRSLAVIAGGRLTMHRAEAEAVTLAPGEAPARFPGEADVHATLDAPLSDFNVMTRRDAWAHRAEAIALAAGERRSLPRLHAGMQWLVYCVHGVLSIGADDVPQGAAAWLDAEGDPDTVIARVGSVGYLVALWPVG, via the coding sequence ATGAAACTGATCCCTGCAGATGCAATGCGCCGCATGCCGTGGAAGAACGGCGGCGGCGTCACGACTGAAATCGCCATCGCGCCGGCTGGCGCCACGCTCGACCATTTCGACTGGCGCGTGAGCACTGCGCAGGTGGATGCGGCCGGGCCGTTCTCGCGTTTCGCCGGCATTGACCGCTCGTTGGCGGTGATCGCGGGTGGCCGGCTGACGATGCACCGCGCCGAAGCCGAAGCCGTGACGCTCGCGCCCGGCGAGGCCCCCGCACGCTTTCCCGGTGAAGCCGATGTGCATGCCACGCTGGATGCACCGCTGTCGGATTTCAACGTGATGACGCGGCGCGACGCCTGGGCGCATCGTGCCGAGGCCATCGCTCTTGCGGCCGGCGAGCGTCGTTCACTGCCGCGCTTGCATGCGGGCATGCAATGGCTGGTGTATTGCGTGCACGGCGTGTTGTCGATCGGCGCCGACGACGTACCGCAGGGGGCTGCTGCATGGCTCGATGCAGAGGGCGATCCGGATACGGTTATCGCGCGTGTCGGTTCGGTCGGTTATCTGGTGGCTTTGTGGCCGGTTGGCTGA
- a CDS encoding HU family DNA-binding protein, giving the protein MTTKSELVAAIAKDAELSNAAAERALNSALENIKKTVAKGGTITLVGFGSFSSGKRAARTGRNPRTGEAIKIPATKTVKFTAGKGFKDAVNKKK; this is encoded by the coding sequence ATGACGACCAAATCCGAACTCGTAGCCGCCATTGCGAAAGACGCTGAACTGAGCAACGCCGCCGCTGAGCGCGCGCTGAACTCCGCGCTGGAAAACATCAAGAAGACCGTCGCCAAGGGCGGCACCATCACGCTGGTTGGCTTCGGTTCGTTCTCGTCGGGCAAGCGTGCTGCACGCACCGGCCGCAACCCGCGCACCGGCGAAGCCATCAAGATCCCGGCAACCAAGACCGTGAAGTTCACGGCTGGCAAGGGCTTCAAGGACGCCGTGAACAAGAAGAAGTAA
- a CDS encoding oxidoreductase, whose product MSSAQMPVGQGFAAGGEAPEQPRGPSVLVAGANGLVGRAVVRRLVAQPWAGSVTALVRRRGALTPGQAAPGRLRECVVDFDRLDAAETQPAFAADIVICALGTTIRQAGSQAAFRRVDVEYPVDLARRAFAAGAHHFLLVSALGADARSRVFYNRCKGEVEAEILAIGFPSVTVVRPSLLLGARTEFRLGERIAQALSPAIGWMVPRTWRPVPAESVAAALVTAARVDAPGVRVLENAALLGAKDERPVG is encoded by the coding sequence ATGTCGAGTGCGCAAATGCCTGTCGGACAAGGCTTCGCGGCGGGCGGCGAAGCGCCTGAGCAACCGCGCGGACCGTCCGTTCTGGTGGCCGGCGCCAACGGACTGGTGGGCCGTGCGGTAGTGCGTCGGCTGGTCGCGCAGCCGTGGGCAGGCAGCGTGACCGCCCTCGTACGCCGACGCGGGGCCTTGACACCAGGGCAGGCCGCGCCGGGTCGATTGCGCGAATGCGTGGTCGATTTCGATCGCCTGGATGCCGCAGAAACGCAGCCTGCGTTTGCCGCCGACATCGTCATCTGCGCGCTCGGCACGACCATCCGCCAGGCCGGTTCCCAGGCAGCATTCCGGCGCGTTGATGTCGAGTATCCGGTTGATCTGGCGCGGCGCGCATTTGCTGCCGGCGCGCATCATTTTCTGCTGGTGAGCGCGTTGGGTGCCGACGCGCGCTCGCGCGTTTTCTACAACCGCTGCAAGGGCGAAGTGGAGGCGGAAATCCTGGCGATCGGCTTTCCTTCGGTGACGGTGGTCCGGCCCTCGCTGCTGCTCGGCGCGCGCACGGAATTTCGCCTCGGCGAGCGCATTGCGCAAGCCCTGTCGCCCGCAATCGGATGGATGGTGCCCCGGACGTGGCGGCCGGTGCCGGCGGAATCGGTGGCGGCGGCGCTCGTCACGGCAGCGCGCGTGGATGCGCCCGGTGTGCGCGTGCTGGAGAACGCGGCGTTGCTCGGCGCAAAAGACGAACGGCCGGTGGGGTGA